From the Thermococcus sp. 18S1 genome, one window contains:
- a CDS encoding tRNA uridine(34) 5-carboxymethylaminomethyl modification radical SAM/GNAT enzyme Elp3, translated as MGEKFRKAVEELARAVMKGEIKSREELNRYKIAVSRKYHLSKIPGNSDILKAIPEDRREEFRDLLRRKPTRTISGVAVVAMMTKPFPCPHGRCIYCPGGPSVGSPQSYTGKEPSALRAVQSAYHPYIIMMRRLKQLTDIGHDVDKVEVIIQGGTFPAVDLDYQEWFVKCAFKAMNDFPHFREVENLEEKLVRLIVHNDESVFEEDPKFKEAWEKTHSRPYYYLEDEQRKNEKAKVRMVGLTIETRPDWAFERHIDRMLKLGTTRVELGVQTIFNFIHERTRRGHGVEEIVKATQLLRDAGLKINYHIMPGLPGSNFERDLYTFRAIFEDPRFRPDMLKVYPTLVTADAPLYAWYKAGKYRPYRTEEAVELLVEAYKFFPKWVRVMRIQRDIPVQLIVDGVKHSNLGQLVFNELVKRGIRPREIRFREVGHMMEKFGVEPEIEHIKLLREDYDAAGGKEIFLSFEDVKNDILIGFIRLRIPSEKAHRKEINCCPSAIVRELHIYGPLVPIGGKPKYEWQHRGYGRELLAEAERIAREEFDVRKMLVISGVGVRNYYRKFGYRKNGPYVAKRLDKGYADFEIRGHFDGHLNT; from the coding sequence ATGGGTGAGAAGTTCCGAAAGGCCGTCGAGGAGCTCGCGAGAGCCGTTATGAAAGGCGAGATAAAGAGCCGTGAGGAGCTCAACAGGTACAAGATAGCCGTATCCAGGAAGTATCATCTCTCAAAGATTCCCGGTAACTCGGACATCCTCAAGGCCATCCCGGAGGACAGGCGGGAGGAGTTCAGGGACCTTCTCAGGAGAAAGCCGACGAGAACGATAAGCGGCGTCGCCGTGGTTGCCATGATGACCAAGCCCTTCCCCTGTCCGCATGGGCGCTGCATCTACTGTCCAGGGGGACCGAGCGTTGGCTCTCCCCAGAGCTACACCGGAAAGGAGCCCTCCGCCCTGAGGGCCGTTCAGAGCGCCTATCATCCATACATCATCATGATGCGTAGGTTAAAGCAGCTCACCGACATAGGGCACGACGTGGACAAGGTGGAGGTCATAATCCAGGGCGGCACCTTCCCGGCCGTTGATCTGGACTACCAGGAGTGGTTCGTCAAGTGCGCCTTCAAGGCGATGAACGACTTCCCGCACTTCAGGGAGGTAGAGAACCTTGAGGAGAAGCTCGTCAGGCTGATAGTCCACAACGATGAGTCCGTCTTTGAAGAGGACCCGAAGTTCAAGGAGGCATGGGAGAAAACTCACTCAAGGCCCTACTACTACCTCGAAGACGAGCAGAGGAAGAACGAGAAGGCGAAGGTGAGGATGGTAGGCCTTACCATCGAAACCCGCCCTGACTGGGCCTTCGAGAGGCACATAGACAGGATGCTGAAGCTCGGAACCACGAGGGTTGAGCTTGGAGTGCAGACCATATTCAACTTCATCCACGAGAGAACCAGAAGGGGGCACGGCGTCGAGGAGATAGTTAAAGCTACCCAGCTTCTCCGCGACGCGGGACTGAAAATCAACTACCACATAATGCCCGGTCTGCCCGGAAGCAACTTTGAGCGCGACCTCTACACCTTCCGCGCCATCTTCGAGGATCCCCGTTTCAGACCGGACATGCTGAAGGTGTACCCCACCCTGGTTACCGCAGATGCTCCCCTCTACGCGTGGTACAAGGCCGGTAAATACCGCCCCTATCGCACTGAGGAGGCGGTGGAGCTTCTGGTTGAGGCCTACAAGTTCTTCCCGAAGTGGGTCAGGGTGATGAGAATCCAGCGCGATATACCCGTTCAGCTCATCGTTGATGGGGTCAAGCACTCCAATCTGGGCCAGCTCGTCTTCAACGAACTCGTGAAGAGGGGTATAAGGCCGAGGGAGATCCGCTTTAGGGAAGTCGGCCACATGATGGAGAAGTTCGGGGTCGAGCCGGAGATAGAGCACATAAAGCTCCTCCGCGAGGACTACGATGCCGCCGGAGGAAAGGAGATTTTCCTCAGCTTTGAGGACGTTAAGAACGACATTCTGATAGGCTTCATCCGCCTCAGGATTCCGAGCGAAAAGGCCCACAGGAAGGAGATAAATTGCTGTCCCTCCGCGATAGTCAGGGAGCTCCACATTTACGGCCCGCTCGTGCCGATAGGCGGAAAACCGAAGTACGAGTGGCAGCACCGCGGTTATGGAAGGGAACTCCTCGCCGAGGCCGAGAGAATAGCGAGGGAGGAGTTTGATGTCAGGAAGATGCTCGTCATAAGCGGTGTCGGTGTCAGGAACTACTACCGGAAGTTCGGCTACCGGAAGAACGGGCCGTACGTGGCGAAGAGGCTGGATAAGGGCTACGCTGACTTCGAAATCCGCGGGCACTTCGACGGACACCTGAATACATGA
- a CDS encoding HdeD family acid-resistance protein — protein sequence MDEIKEPAGDEEKKPMTPEEYREEMAKKQVASLMAHWQWYLVLGIVLLVLGIVGLGILPFVTLASIAVFGVFLIIGGVILIAVALFTSGESGGTRIFQLLLAVLYIIAGAAMLEEPLLSAQILTFILGGAYFIFGIVKVLMGFKTEGGGVVIFSGVIDFFIGVMILANWPEWSPWVIGLFVAIELIVAGASFIALSLGARSMKNKPEAQA from the coding sequence ATGGATGAGATTAAAGAACCCGCCGGGGATGAGGAGAAGAAGCCAATGACCCCGGAGGAGTACAGGGAGGAAATGGCCAAGAAGCAGGTGGCCAGCCTGATGGCGCACTGGCAGTGGTATCTGGTTCTGGGAATCGTCCTGCTCGTTCTCGGTATCGTCGGTCTCGGCATACTGCCGTTCGTGACCCTCGCCAGCATCGCGGTCTTTGGAGTGTTCCTCATAATCGGCGGTGTCATTCTGATAGCCGTTGCACTGTTCACCAGCGGTGAGAGCGGGGGAACGCGGATATTCCAGCTCCTGCTGGCGGTACTCTACATAATAGCCGGAGCTGCAATGCTGGAGGAACCCCTCCTATCGGCTCAGATCCTGACGTTCATACTGGGCGGCGCATACTTCATCTTCGGTATCGTCAAGGTGCTCATGGGCTTCAAGACCGAAGGTGGGGGCGTGGTAATCTTCTCGGGTGTCATCGACTTTTTCATAGGAGTCATGATACTCGCCAACTGGCCCGAGTGGAGTCCGTGGGTCATAGGCCTCTTCGTGGCGATTGAGCTTATAGTCGCAGGTGCGAGCTTCATAGCACTGTCTCTTGGGGCAAGGTCTATGAAGAACAAGCCCGAAGCCCAGGCATGA
- a CDS encoding YkgJ family cysteine cluster protein, with product MRFKPRPFREPVPFRCLYCLDCCRGRHIYLTLNDIERIAKTGHDPQDFVTFSVEGDKIRFVLAVREWDLGCVFHDPETGKCSVHDANPIICRIYPFMVSRKPLGVEGEMSFDYGGQRLWLYYDESCPGINAEEPETTITPEEIAELGLRFEREFERTDMAGFAELLDKLEG from the coding sequence ATGAGATTCAAACCCAGACCCTTCAGGGAACCGGTGCCCTTCAGGTGTCTCTACTGCCTCGACTGCTGCAGGGGGAGGCACATCTATCTAACTTTGAATGATATAGAGAGAATAGCGAAGACCGGTCACGACCCCCAGGACTTCGTGACGTTCTCAGTTGAGGGGGATAAGATACGCTTCGTCCTCGCGGTGAGGGAGTGGGACCTGGGCTGCGTCTTCCACGACCCTGAGACCGGAAAGTGCAGTGTTCACGACGCGAACCCGATAATCTGCCGCATCTATCCCTTTATGGTCTCCCGTAAACCCCTCGGCGTTGAGGGGGAGATGTCCTTTGATTATGGGGGCCAGAGGCTGTGGCTCTACTACGACGAGAGTTGCCCGGGAATAAACGCGGAGGAGCCGGAGACGACGATAACCCCGGAGGAGATAGCGGAGCTCGGTCTTCGGTTCGAGAGGGAGTTCGAGAGAACTGACATGGCGGGGTTCGCCGAGCTGCTCGATAAACTCGAGGGCTAA
- a CDS encoding PUA domain-containing protein: MERELRYRRASSWEYDLILREAEKYGELRHHSFAVVEGKFRDVYAVNETVWAEIEGMPLKPYAYGTFVGTIKVDKNLVEKFYPNVEFFYFVDVAKNYAVLTPKAGFLFTTGKDVPRSGVRRYDWKGTKKLVIYDDNGVILGIGRINPESRRKFILNVTDIGEFIRRNR, translated from the coding sequence ATGGAGAGGGAACTCAGGTACAGACGCGCCTCATCCTGGGAATACGATTTAATCCTCCGCGAGGCTGAGAAGTATGGGGAGCTCAGGCATCACTCCTTCGCCGTGGTTGAGGGTAAATTCAGAGACGTCTACGCGGTAAACGAAACTGTCTGGGCAGAGATTGAAGGGATGCCCCTCAAGCCCTACGCCTACGGAACCTTCGTGGGCACGATAAAGGTGGACAAAAACCTGGTCGAGAAGTTCTACCCCAACGTCGAGTTCTTCTACTTCGTTGACGTTGCGAAGAACTACGCCGTTCTAACCCCCAAGGCGGGATTCCTCTTCACGACCGGTAAGGACGTGCCCAGGAGCGGCGTGAGGCGGTACGACTGGAAGGGGACGAAGAAGCTGGTGATTTACGACGATAACGGCGTTATTCTGGGTATCGGCAGGATAAACCCTGAAAGCAGGAGGAAGTTCATCCTGAACGTTACCGACATCGGTGAGTTCATAAGGCGGAACCGCTGA
- a CDS encoding KaiC domain-containing protein: MVGRVRTGIPGMDEVLHGGIPERNVVLLSGGPGTGKTIFSQQFLWSGIQNGEPGIYVALEEHPLQVRGNMAGFGWDVRKYEEEGLFAMVDAFTAGVGKSREYERYIVHDLTDIREFIDVLRTAIKDIGARRVVIDSVTTLYINKPAMARSVVMQLKRVLAGLGVTGILVSQISVGERGFGGPGVEHGVDGIIRLDLDEIDGELKRSLIVWKMRGTSHSMRRHPFEITDNGIVVYPDKVLRRKAIVELE; this comes from the coding sequence ATGGTTGGGAGGGTGAGAACGGGCATCCCCGGGATGGACGAGGTTCTCCACGGCGGAATCCCCGAGAGGAACGTCGTTCTCCTGAGCGGCGGCCCTGGAACTGGTAAGACGATATTCTCACAGCAGTTTCTGTGGAGCGGCATTCAGAACGGCGAGCCCGGCATATACGTGGCACTGGAGGAGCACCCCCTCCAGGTCCGGGGGAACATGGCGGGCTTCGGCTGGGACGTCAGGAAGTATGAGGAGGAAGGCCTGTTCGCGATGGTGGACGCGTTCACCGCTGGTGTGGGAAAGAGCAGGGAGTACGAGAGGTACATCGTCCACGACCTGACGGATATCAGGGAGTTCATAGACGTCCTGAGGACGGCTATCAAGGACATCGGCGCCAGGAGGGTGGTGATAGACTCCGTTACTACCCTCTACATCAACAAGCCCGCGATGGCGAGGAGCGTTGTCATGCAGCTCAAGCGCGTTTTAGCTGGCCTTGGTGTTACTGGCATACTCGTGAGCCAGATAAGCGTCGGTGAGCGCGGTTTTGGCGGGCCGGGCGTTGAACACGGTGTTGATGGCATAATAAGGCTCGACCTCGACGAGATAGACGGCGAGCTCAAGAGAAGCCTGATAGTCTGGAAGATGCGCGGGACGAGCCACAGCATGAGGAGGCATCCGTTTGAGATAACCGACAACGGAATAGTGGTTTATCCCGACAAGGTGCTGAGGAGGAAGGCCATAGTTGAGCTTGAGTGA
- the speD gene encoding adenosylmethionine decarboxylase, with protein sequence MSEIETIGFHYVVEAAGCDPEVLGDADRIRQIFLDAAKVSNMEVKSSYFFKFSPTGVSGVVIVAESHISVHTWPERGYAALDVYTCGTKADPEKAVDYILEQFKAKYAHVSEIKRGIEEDDDTYTHMIMTWEEALRKNGKE encoded by the coding sequence ATGAGCGAGATAGAGACCATCGGGTTCCACTACGTTGTTGAGGCCGCCGGTTGCGATCCTGAGGTTCTGGGTGACGCTGACAGGATAAGGCAGATATTCCTCGACGCGGCGAAAGTCAGCAATATGGAGGTCAAGTCAAGCTATTTCTTCAAGTTCTCTCCAACCGGTGTCAGCGGCGTCGTCATAGTCGCCGAAAGCCACATCTCAGTTCACACCTGGCCCGAGAGGGGCTACGCCGCTCTGGACGTCTACACCTGCGGCACCAAGGCCGACCCGGAGAAGGCCGTCGACTACATACTCGAGCAGTTCAAGGCCAAATACGCCCATGTCTCCGAGATAAAGCGCGGAATAGAGGAGGACGACGACACCTACACCCACATGATAATGACTTGGGAAGAGGCCCTCAGAAAGAACGGGAAGGAATAA
- a CDS encoding protein translocase subunit SecF, translating into MSKPKTKAKPTAGDAVRARKRKTLGFLAEMEYQRMILYPLVVFLVALILLAVNFPTLGIDLQGGVVVTAYGIDANPDELAKTLSAQLGVDVRVESFTSVDTSGIRVYAPVGTDPTEIINALKHDYPNAEYTHSEVQPTFGKIAQQQGIRALVFAFLAMAVVVFLFFRNLVPSMTIIFSALSDMTIAVALMGLFGIELTTATIAALLMLIGYTVDSNILLTTKLLRRKEDTLDEAYLTAVSTGFTMSTTTLGALLVLWIISTSQTIDNIAIVLIFGLLADFMNTWILNAGVLKWYLSNPARGGSK; encoded by the coding sequence ATGTCGAAGCCTAAAACTAAGGCAAAGCCCACGGCCGGTGATGCCGTGAGGGCAAGGAAACGAAAAACACTTGGCTTTTTGGCTGAGATGGAATATCAAAGAATGATCCTGTACCCGTTGGTGGTATTCCTCGTGGCTCTGATTCTGCTCGCGGTTAACTTCCCCACGCTTGGAATAGACCTCCAGGGTGGTGTGGTCGTCACCGCCTATGGAATCGATGCGAACCCCGATGAGCTCGCCAAGACCCTGAGCGCCCAGCTGGGCGTGGACGTGAGGGTCGAGAGCTTCACCAGCGTCGATACCAGCGGCATCAGGGTTTACGCTCCCGTCGGTACCGACCCCACGGAGATAATAAATGCGCTGAAGCACGACTATCCCAACGCTGAGTACACCCACAGCGAGGTTCAGCCCACCTTCGGTAAAATCGCCCAGCAGCAGGGCATCAGGGCCCTCGTCTTCGCGTTCCTCGCAATGGCGGTGGTGGTCTTCCTGTTCTTCAGGAACCTCGTGCCGTCGATGACGATAATTTTCTCGGCCCTTTCAGATATGACAATAGCCGTCGCCCTCATGGGACTCTTCGGCATCGAGCTGACAACGGCCACGATAGCGGCTCTGCTCATGCTCATAGGTTACACCGTTGACAGCAACATCCTCCTGACCACCAAGCTCCTCAGAAGGAAGGAGGACACGCTGGACGAGGCATACCTGACCGCGGTCTCCACGGGATTCACGATGAGCACCACAACCCTCGGCGCCCTGCTCGTGCTCTGGATCATATCCACCAGCCAGACCATCGACAACATAGCCATCGTCCTCATCTTCGGTCTGCTCGCCGACTTCATGAACACATGGATTCTTAACGCCGGCGTGCTGAAGT